The nucleotide window TCGGCCCGCAGCCGCGCCATTTCCGCCCGGATGTCCTCTACCTCAAAGGCTACGTGATGAATGCCCTCGGGCTTTTTCTCCAGAAAGCGCGTGATAGGACTGTCGGGGGAGGTGCCGGCCAGCAGCTCAACCTTGGAGCCGCCTACCTGAAAAAACACCGTATCCACGGCCTCGCTGGTTACGTGCTCCTTCTTATAGGGGGCCACGCCGAGCAGGCGCGTGTAGAGGTCGGTGGCGGCGGCCAGGTCGCGAACGGCCAGGCCCAGGTGCTCCAGATTGATGAACATAGGGGTGGGAGGGAAAAGAGGCAGAACAAAGTAGCCTACCTTGTTTGGATTGTGTCTATTTTTGTGGCGTAAAAGTAAACCTCCCCGCCGGGTTACGTGTTCTAGGAGAGAATAATTCTCCGCTGGCTACCTTTGCCGCTGACTTTCATCCGACGCCCATCAAGCACTATGCTGAAGCTGCCAATTTACCTCGATAACAACGCCACCACGCCCCTGGACCCGCGGGTGCTGGAAGCCATGCTGCCCTACTTCACGGAGCACTTCGGCAACGCGGCCTCCCGCAACCACCCCTTCGGCTGGCAGGCCGAGGAAGCTGTGGACTACGCCCGTGAGCAGATTGCGGCCCTCATCAGCTGCGACCCCAAGGAAATCATCTTCACCTCGGGCGCTACGGAGTCGGATAACCTGGCCATCAAGGGCGTGTATGAGATGTACGCGCAGAAAGGCAACCATATCATCACGGCTACTACGGAGCATAAAGCAGTGCTGGATACTTGTAAGCATCTAGAGAAGCAGGGTGCCCGCGTAACCTATCTGCCCGTGAATGCCGACGGCCTCATCAGCCTGGAAGAGCTGGAAGCGGCCATGACGCCCCAGACCATTCTGGTGACCATCATGTATGGCAACAACGAAACCGGCACCATTCAGCCCATCCGTGAAATTGCCGCCATTGCCCACAAGCACGGCGCCCTGTTCATGACCGACGGCACCCAGGCTGTAGGCAAGATTCCGGTGGACGTGCTGGCTGATGGCATCGACCTGATGGCCTTCACCGGCCACAAGTTTTACGGCCCCAAAGGCATTGGTGCCCTGTACGTGCGCCGCAAGAACCCCCGCGTGAAAGTTACTGCCCAGATGGATGGTGGCGGACACGAGCGGGGCATGCGCTCCGGTACGCTCAACGTACCCGGCATTGTGGGCCTGGGCAAAGCCTGCGAGCTGGCCCGCCTGGAAATGGCCGCCGATACTGCCCGCCTCAGCGCCATGCGCGACCGGCTGGAAAAAGAGCTCCTGACCCTGGAAGAAAGCTACGTGAACGGCTCGGTAACGCACCGCCTGCCCCACGTAACCAATATCTCCTTTAAGTACGTGGAAGGCGAAGGCCTGATGATGGGCGTGAAAGACCTGGCGGTATCGTCGGGCTCGGCCTGCACCTCGGCCTCGCTGGAGCCCTCGTACGTGCTCAAGGCCCTGGGTTTGAGCGACGACCTGGCGCACTCTTCCCTGCGCTTTGGCCTGTCCCGCTTCACCACCGATGAGCAGATCGACTATGCAATCGGCCACGTGAAAGAAGCCGTGACCAAGCTCCGCGAAATGTCCCCGCTTTGGGAGATGTTCAAGGAAGGCATCGACCTCAACTCCATTGAGTGGGCTGAACATTGATTTCAATTAGTAATTAATAATTAGGAATGAGTAATTCCCGGCCATCTGGCATCGGCTCCGCCCTTCCAAATTTTTAATTACTAATTATTAATTACTAATTCTTTTCAAAGAAAAGCCATGGCTTACTCCGATAAGGTAATCGACCACTACAGCAACCCCCGCAACGTGGGCACGCTGGACAAAAGCAAAAAGAACGTAGGCACCGGCTTGGTGGGCGCTCCTGAGTGCGGCGACGTAATGCGCCTGCAGATTGAGGTAGACGAAACCACCAACACCATCACCGACGCCAAATTTAAAACCTTCGGCTGCGGCTCGGCCATTGCCTCGTCGTCGCTGGCGACGGAGTGGCTGAAAGGCAAGACCGTGGACGAGGCCTTGGCCATCGACAACATGGAGATTGTGGAAGAGCTGGCGCTGCCGCCCGTAAAAATCCACTGCTCGGTGCTGGCCGAAGACGCCATCAAGTCGGCCATCAACGACTACCGCGTGAAAAACGGTCTTCCCGAGCTGGAAATGGCCAAGTCGCACCACTAGTAGAACTGAGACACTAGAAGTGAGAAGTTAGACTCCACGTAGCGGGGTTGACTTCTCACTTCTTAGTTCTAACCTCTCACTTCTATATACATGGACGTTTCTCAGGATGTACGCGTGGAAAACGCGCGGATTCAGCGGCAGATTGAGGAGTACCTGGGGCTGGGTGCCGGCGAGCTGCTGTTTGAGTTCCGGCAGCTGGAGCCCGGGCAGGTGCGGCTGGACCTGATTACCGTCAACCCGCGTCACCACCAGAGCTTCCTGTTTCGCTACGAGGTGGGCTACGACCGGGTTGATGCCCTGCGCAAGATGCTGGCCTACGTGCAGAGCGCCCGCGACAACGAAAGCTCCTACACCATCCAGTGGCGGGCCCGCGGCGACAAGGAGCTGCACACCTCCTACTTCCGCGCCCATAACCCTTACGAAGCCCTCGACAAGCTTTACTATGGCCGCGACCAGACCACGCTCACCGTATTCAGCGTAGTCCTGAATCCTTCTTCGTAGTTGATTGTTACCAGATCGGACGCGCCACTCCCCTGCTGACGTGCCCGCCTGAAAACCGGCAACCACAACTGACAACCGACATGATTACCGTTTCTGATAAAGCCAAAGAAAAAGTAGCTCACCTGATGGCCGACGCCCAGCTCGACGATACGTATCGTCTGCGCGCCTCGGTAGCCGGTGGGGGCTGCTCGGGCCTGAGCTACAAGCTCGACTTCGACAATGAAGTGAAGCCCATGGACCAGGAGTTTGAAGACAAGGGGGTGCGCGTGGTAGTGGACATGAAAAGCTTCCTTTACCTGGCCGGCACCGAGCTCAACTTCTCCGACGGCCTCAACGGCAAAGGCTTCTACTTCGACAACCCCAACGCTTCCCGTACCTGCGGCTGCGGCGAGAGTTTCTCGGTATAAGCCCTGAGCAATTGCGTTGAATACCGTACAGGCCACTCCTTCGGGGTTGGCCTGTTTTTTTATACCTAAGCGTTGTAGGATAGGCCTGCCCCACTTGGACGTCTACATAAGTTTGCCGATTTCGTTCAAGCCGGGTGGGTTCTGAGAAACACTTGTGCAACGTTTCCTAGGCTACCTGGACAGGAACTGCAAAAGAGACCTAAACCCTGTAGAACGTCATGCTGAGCTTGCCGAAGCATCTCTACCGCTTCGTTAGATTACCACTGCAACGGTGCGGTAGAGATGCTTCGGCAAGCTCAGCATGACAACCGTTTTTTCATTACCGGCCCGGCCACACAGCCTATGACCTCCAGCGCTGCACCGGCGCTTAAGTGCACAAAAAAGGCCTCTCGCACGGTGCGGGAGGCCTTTTACTTTTCGGCTAGCTGCTGTATGCGGCTAGTTCGTCTTCAGGAGCTTGTGCGTGGTGCGCAGCTGCTGGCCCTGCAGCACCAGCAGGTAGCTGCCCTGGGGCAGCTGCCGCAGGTCGAGCTGCCGGGAGGCGGGCACCTGGCCGCGGTACACTTCGCGGCCGCTCAAGTCGGTGATGGTAGCCTGCACCGGACCGGCGTGCTCCGGCAGCTGCACGTACAGCGTGCTGGCCACGGGGTTCGGGTAGATGCCAGCCGTGAAGCTGCTCTGCACCGTGCGAATCTCGGAGAAGCTAACCGAGCCATCCTGGTCTACCTGACGCAGGCGGTAGTAGGCTACGCCGGCCAGGGGCTGAGCATCTACGAACAGGTAGGCATTGCGGGAAGTGGCAGTGCCTTTCCCAGCCACGCGGCCAACCGGGGCGAAGTGCACCCCATCGGTGGCGCGCTCTACCACGAAGTAGGAGCTGTTGTGCTCCGAGGCCGTAGCCCAGCGTACATCCACCCGAGTGCCCGTCCGCTCGGCCGCGAAGGAGGTCAGCTCCACGGGCAGGGGGTTGTTGTTGACGTCCTCATCAATGCTGGCCAGCACGAAGTCGCCTAAAGACGTGAACGAGCCTGATGTAACGGTAGTAGCTGTGGGGGGCACAGTGGCCGACTGGCCGATGTTCACCCAGGGGCTACCATTGTTTGAGCTGGCAATAACCAAGGCGCCTGCATTGGTCACGGCGTCCTTGGCAGCATCATACGACAGCGTGATGGTACCGGCAAAATTGCCTGCGCTAGATGTTACGGTATAGTACCGCAGCTTGGATACCCGCTTAAGGTCGCCGCTCAACGTCTGGTTGGCCGGGGCTCCTTCATGCTGCACGGCGGTGAATGTGCCAGCATCAGTTTGGCTGATGTTGAGCGTAAGCGGACGATACTCCGTGTCCATACCAATTGGGAAGGACAAGGTACCGGCACCGGCTACTTTCACGCGGGCCAGCGGGCCATTGATGTAGCTGGTGCTGCTGCCCCCTGTGAGCGTAGAGCCCAGCGTGAGCAGGTTGGTAGCATCCGTGGTGAGGATGCCGTTGGTCAGCGTCAGGTGGCTTACCGAAACTGGGCGCGCCAGCGTCACGCCTGTCGCATTGTTGATGGCAAGTGTAGATGTGGGCCCGA belongs to Hymenobacter sp. J193 and includes:
- the mce gene encoding methylmalonyl-CoA epimerase; this translates as MFINLEHLGLAVRDLAAATDLYTRLLGVAPYKKEHVTSEAVDTVFFQVGGSKVELLAGTSPDSPITRFLEKKPEGIHHVAFEVEDIRAEMARLRAEGFTLLNEEPKRGADNKLFCFVHPKTAAGVLVELCQSIRE
- a CDS encoding IscS subfamily cysteine desulfurase → MKLPIYLDNNATTPLDPRVLEAMLPYFTEHFGNAASRNHPFGWQAEEAVDYAREQIAALISCDPKEIIFTSGATESDNLAIKGVYEMYAQKGNHIITATTEHKAVLDTCKHLEKQGARVTYLPVNADGLISLEELEAAMTPQTILVTIMYGNNETGTIQPIREIAAIAHKHGALFMTDGTQAVGKIPVDVLADGIDLMAFTGHKFYGPKGIGALYVRRKNPRVKVTAQMDGGGHERGMRSGTLNVPGIVGLGKACELARLEMAADTARLSAMRDRLEKELLTLEESYVNGSVTHRLPHVTNISFKYVEGEGLMMGVKDLAVSSGSACTSASLEPSYVLKALGLSDDLAHSSLRFGLSRFTTDEQIDYAIGHVKEAVTKLREMSPLWEMFKEGIDLNSIEWAEH
- the iscU gene encoding Fe-S cluster assembly scaffold IscU; translation: MAYSDKVIDHYSNPRNVGTLDKSKKNVGTGLVGAPECGDVMRLQIEVDETTNTITDAKFKTFGCGSAIASSSLATEWLKGKTVDEALAIDNMEIVEELALPPVKIHCSVLAEDAIKSAINDYRVKNGLPELEMAKSHH
- a CDS encoding iron-sulfur cluster assembly accessory protein; this translates as MITVSDKAKEKVAHLMADAQLDDTYRLRASVAGGGCSGLSYKLDFDNEVKPMDQEFEDKGVRVVVDMKSFLYLAGTELNFSDGLNGKGFYFDNPNASRTCGCGESFSV